In the genome of Myxococcus stipitatus, one region contains:
- a CDS encoding NAD(P)H-hydrate dehydratase — protein sequence MLRVLTAAQMRQAEQAAEQRHGMPSSLLMENAGRGLAEVARSLAGPSGRFVVVCGPGNNGGDGLVAARFLLEGGARVSVTLVGDAAKLTPEAQRNLEALKGFGGTVRPLESLEAPSSGDVVVDALFGTGLSRAPAGAFAEAISAIHRWRQAGAKVVAADVPSGLQSDTGEAFSPCVEADATVAFGFLKPGQVLEPGATLCGRVRRVDIGMGGAASREVSGPALFVVEESDARGTLPVRKPDSHKGTYGHVLVVAGSRGKTGAAALVAKAALRTGAGLVTVATRSDALEAVQAHSAEIMGIPLEAAGPLGMGDLEALLAAAEGKDALVMGPGIPRGPGTGTLLGELLARLEIPAVLDADALNAVAGDVSVLRRAKAPVVLTPHPGEMARLTGRSTREVQANRLEVVGRLASETGATVVLKGDRTLTAHADGRVFINTTGNPGMATGGSGDVLSGICGALLAQGFAPPDSVWTAVFAHGLAGDLAAARRGQLGLVAGDLVEQGLCELWVRWGR from the coding sequence ATGTTGCGCGTCCTCACCGCCGCCCAGATGCGCCAGGCCGAACAGGCCGCCGAGCAGCGCCATGGAATGCCTTCCTCCCTGCTGATGGAGAACGCGGGGCGAGGGCTCGCGGAGGTCGCGCGGAGTCTCGCGGGGCCCTCGGGGCGCTTCGTGGTGGTGTGCGGCCCCGGCAACAACGGGGGCGATGGACTGGTGGCCGCGCGGTTCCTCCTCGAGGGAGGCGCGCGGGTGTCGGTGACGCTCGTGGGCGACGCCGCGAAGCTGACGCCGGAGGCCCAGCGCAACCTGGAGGCCTTGAAGGGCTTTGGGGGGACGGTGCGTCCCCTGGAGTCGCTGGAGGCTCCGTCTTCGGGCGACGTGGTGGTGGATGCGCTGTTCGGCACGGGCCTGAGCCGCGCTCCCGCGGGGGCGTTCGCGGAGGCCATCTCCGCCATCCATCGCTGGCGACAGGCGGGCGCGAAGGTGGTGGCGGCGGATGTGCCGTCCGGCCTCCAGAGCGACACGGGCGAGGCCTTCTCGCCCTGCGTGGAGGCGGACGCCACCGTGGCGTTTGGTTTCCTCAAGCCAGGGCAGGTGCTGGAGCCGGGCGCGACGTTGTGCGGACGCGTGCGGCGGGTGGACATCGGCATGGGCGGCGCCGCGTCCCGCGAGGTGTCGGGCCCCGCGCTCTTCGTGGTGGAGGAGTCGGACGCTCGCGGCACGCTGCCGGTGCGCAAGCCGGACTCTCACAAGGGCACCTACGGCCACGTCCTGGTCGTCGCGGGCAGTCGAGGCAAGACGGGCGCCGCGGCGTTGGTCGCGAAGGCCGCGCTCCGCACGGGCGCGGGGCTGGTCACCGTGGCCACGCGGAGCGATGCGCTGGAGGCCGTGCAGGCGCACTCGGCGGAGATCATGGGCATCCCCCTGGAGGCCGCGGGGCCCTTGGGGATGGGAGACCTGGAGGCCCTGCTGGCCGCCGCCGAGGGCAAGGACGCGCTCGTCATGGGGCCGGGCATTCCTCGAGGCCCTGGGACCGGGACACTCCTCGGTGAGCTGCTCGCGCGCCTGGAGATTCCCGCTGTCCTGGACGCGGATGCGCTCAACGCGGTGGCGGGGGACGTGTCCGTGCTTCGCCGCGCGAAGGCGCCCGTCGTGCTCACGCCCCATCCGGGCGAGATGGCGAGGCTGACGGGCAGGTCGACCCGGGAGGTCCAGGCGAATCGGCTGGAGGTGGTGGGTCGACTGGCGTCCGAGACGGGCGCGACGGTGGTGCTGAAGGGAGACCGGACGCTGACGGCGCACGCGGATGGCCGTGTGTTCATCAACACCACGGGCAACCCGGGCATGGCCACGGGGGGCTCCGGTGACGTGTTGTCCGGCATCTGCGGCGCATTGCTGGCGCAGGGCTTCGCGCCGCCGGACTCCGTCTGGACGGCGGTCTTCGCGCACGGGCTCGCGGGAGACCTGGCCGCGGCCCGTCGCGGTCAACTGGGCCTGGTGGCGGGGGACCTCGTCGAGCAGGGCCTCTGCGAGCTGTGGGTGAGGTGGGGACGATGA
- the acpS gene encoding holo-ACP synthase produces MGIRGLGLDICSISRIQRIMDGPRAEAFLNRVYTEAERALCGQRHDAASAYAARFAAKEALVKALGAPPGIRWKDMEVRRDNGAPYFALSGVALEVMEARGLEAFLALTHDADVAAATVVLQKKGE; encoded by the coding sequence ATGGGAATCCGCGGCCTGGGCCTGGACATCTGCTCCATCTCCCGCATCCAGCGCATCATGGATGGGCCTCGCGCCGAGGCATTCCTGAATCGCGTCTACACCGAGGCGGAGCGGGCCCTGTGCGGCCAGCGCCATGACGCCGCCAGTGCCTACGCCGCGCGCTTCGCGGCGAAGGAGGCACTGGTGAAGGCGTTGGGCGCGCCGCCGGGCATCCGCTGGAAGGACATGGAGGTGCGCCGGGACAACGGCGCGCCGTACTTCGCGCTCTCCGGCGTGGCGCTGGAGGTGATGGAGGCGCGGGGGCTGGAGGCGTTCCTCGCGTTGACGCACGACGCGGACGTGGCCGCCGCCACCGTGGTGCTCCAGAAGAAAGGGGAGTGA
- a CDS encoding pyridoxine 5'-phosphate synthase → MGQRLGVNVDHVATLRQARRTTYPDPVTAAALAELAGAQQITIHLREDRRHIQDRDLRILRETTQTLLNLEMAATTEMVKIAYEHKPDVVTLVPERREELTTEGGLDVAGQREHVAKIIKNLKDGEITVSLFIDPDLDQVRAAHKVNADRIELHTGRYCEARNEKERARELARIVDAAKAGTKLGIGVAAGHGLNYDNVQPIARISEIDELNIGHSIVARAVLVGFDRAVREMLDLMRNPG, encoded by the coding sequence ATGGGACAGCGACTGGGTGTCAACGTGGACCATGTGGCGACGCTGCGTCAGGCGCGGCGCACCACGTATCCGGATCCGGTGACGGCCGCGGCCCTGGCGGAGTTGGCCGGCGCGCAGCAGATCACCATTCACCTGCGCGAGGACCGGCGCCACATCCAGGACCGCGACCTGCGCATCCTGCGTGAGACGACGCAGACCCTGCTCAATCTCGAGATGGCGGCCACCACGGAGATGGTGAAGATCGCCTACGAGCACAAGCCGGACGTGGTGACGCTGGTGCCCGAGCGCCGCGAGGAGCTCACCACCGAGGGCGGCCTGGACGTCGCCGGCCAGCGCGAGCACGTCGCGAAGATCATCAAGAACCTCAAGGACGGCGAAATCACCGTCTCGCTGTTCATCGACCCGGACCTGGACCAGGTGCGCGCGGCGCACAAGGTGAACGCGGACCGCATCGAGCTGCACACCGGGCGCTACTGCGAGGCGCGCAACGAGAAGGAGCGCGCGCGGGAGCTGGCGCGCATCGTGGACGCGGCCAAGGCGGGCACGAAGCTGGGCATCGGGGTGGCCGCGGGCCACGGGCTCAACTACGACAACGTGCAGCCCATCGCGCGCATCTCCGAAATCGACGAGCTCAACATCGGCCACTCCATCGTCGCTCGCGCGGTGCTGGTGGGCTTCGACCGGGCCGTGCGCGAGATGCTCGACCTGATGCGCAACCCGGGATAG
- the glmM gene encoding phosphoglucosamine mutase, whose protein sequence is MAYRMNMAPKEERASQKLFGTDGVRGKANVYPMTAEVAMQLGRALAYLIRNGPHRHRVIVGKDTRLSGYMLEQALAAGLTSMGVDVELVGPLPTPGISNITTSMRADAGAVISASHNPYEDNGIKFFWRDGFKLPDETEAKIEELLSTGAIDSIRPTATKIGRAFRMEDARGRYIVFLKATFPRELTLEGMTIVVDCANGAAYKTAPAVLEELGAKVITLGVSPDGKNINHKCGALHPENLARTVLKHGAHLGIALDGDADRLIVVDEKGKVVDGDAIMAICTGELVARKQLKKKVLVSTVMSNVGLERAVARWGVKVVRTRVGDRNVVEEMRRNGYNLGGEQSGHLVFLDHTTTGDGTLAALQLLAVMCRAGKPLSELASIFEPVPQTLVNVVVKQKKELGELPEVMKVIKAVEQKLGTSGRVLVRFSGTEPKARVLVEGVDASRNEAYAKDIADVLAKVLNR, encoded by the coding sequence ATGGCGTACAGGATGAACATGGCTCCCAAGGAGGAGCGCGCATCGCAGAAGCTGTTCGGTACGGACGGTGTTCGCGGCAAGGCGAACGTCTACCCGATGACAGCCGAAGTGGCGATGCAGCTCGGGCGGGCGCTCGCGTACCTCATCCGCAATGGTCCCCACCGCCACCGCGTCATCGTGGGCAAGGACACGCGACTGTCCGGCTACATGCTGGAGCAGGCCCTGGCCGCGGGGTTGACGTCCATGGGCGTGGACGTGGAGCTCGTCGGGCCGCTGCCGACGCCGGGCATCTCCAACATCACCACGTCCATGCGCGCGGACGCGGGCGCGGTCATCTCCGCGTCCCACAACCCGTACGAGGACAACGGCATCAAGTTCTTCTGGCGCGACGGCTTCAAGCTGCCGGACGAGACGGAAGCCAAGATTGAAGAGCTCCTGTCCACGGGCGCCATCGACTCCATCCGCCCCACGGCGACGAAGATTGGCCGCGCGTTCCGCATGGAGGATGCGCGGGGCCGCTACATCGTGTTCCTCAAGGCGACCTTCCCGCGCGAATTGACGCTGGAGGGGATGACCATCGTCGTCGACTGCGCCAATGGCGCGGCCTACAAGACGGCGCCGGCGGTGCTGGAGGAGCTGGGCGCCAAGGTCATCACGCTGGGCGTGTCGCCTGACGGCAAGAACATCAACCACAAGTGCGGCGCGCTGCATCCGGAGAACCTGGCGCGCACGGTGCTCAAGCACGGCGCGCACTTGGGCATCGCGCTGGATGGTGACGCCGACCGCCTCATCGTCGTGGACGAGAAGGGCAAGGTGGTGGACGGCGACGCCATCATGGCCATCTGCACCGGCGAGCTGGTGGCGCGCAAGCAGCTCAAGAAGAAGGTGCTGGTCTCCACGGTGATGAGCAACGTGGGCCTGGAGCGCGCGGTGGCGCGCTGGGGCGTGAAGGTGGTTCGCACGCGCGTGGGCGACCGCAACGTCGTCGAGGAGATGCGCCGCAACGGCTACAACCTGGGTGGCGAGCAGAGCGGCCACCTGGTCTTCCTGGACCACACGACGACGGGCGACGGCACGCTGGCGGCGCTCCAGCTGCTCGCGGTGATGTGCCGCGCGGGCAAGCCCCTGAGCGAGCTGGCCTCCATCTTCGAGCCCGTCCCCCAGACGTTGGTCAACGTGGTGGTGAAGCAGAAGAAGGAGCTGGGCGAGCTGCCGGAGGTGATGAAGGTCATCAAGGCCGTGGAGCAGAAGCTGGGCACCTCGGGCCGGGTGCTGGTGCGCTTCTCCGGCACGGAGCCCAAGGCGCGAGTCCTCGTCGAGGGCGTGGACGCCTCGCGCAACGAGGCCTACGCGAAGGACATCGCCGACGTGCTGGCGAAGGTGCTCAACCGCTAG
- the folP gene encoding dihydropteroate synthase yields the protein MIRARPISVDRPEDLTLALRRMGLPTPAREYLLEKVPHAQLLLTGVPREVSAFLQGLHERALVPGREEHPAWVLGDVRSRPGTGLLSGRLEQFERLIALARSQRDAALVSLAEALVRAMDAGKAPEPWVLGDRVFHWGSRTYVMGVVNVTPDSFSDGGRYLGAEAAIAHGLALVEAGADFLDVGGESTRPGSASVSAEEEVARVLPVIEGLRARTSVPLSVDTTKAAVARAVLGAGAHLINDITGFRSDPELPRVVAEANAACCLMHIQGTPSTMQQAPRYEDLVDEVLDCLEGSVALATGAGIPRERILLDPGIGFGKTFDHNLYLLRRLGELRVPGLPLLVGTSRKGFLGALTGGKPAGERLAATLGSLAAMAVLGGADVVRVHDVAEARDALVVGDAIRTAMDGGTLR from the coding sequence ATGATTCGCGCCCGCCCCATCAGCGTCGACCGTCCGGAGGACCTGACGCTGGCCCTGCGCCGCATGGGCCTGCCCACGCCGGCGCGCGAGTACCTGCTGGAGAAGGTGCCCCACGCGCAGCTGCTCCTCACCGGCGTGCCTCGGGAGGTGAGCGCGTTCCTGCAGGGGCTTCACGAGCGGGCGCTCGTTCCGGGACGCGAGGAGCATCCCGCCTGGGTCCTGGGCGATGTCCGCTCGCGTCCTGGCACCGGGCTCCTGTCCGGGCGGCTCGAGCAGTTCGAGCGGCTCATCGCCCTGGCGCGCTCGCAACGGGACGCCGCGCTGGTGTCTCTGGCGGAGGCGCTGGTCCGCGCGATGGACGCGGGCAAGGCCCCGGAGCCTTGGGTGCTGGGAGACCGCGTCTTCCACTGGGGCTCACGCACCTATGTCATGGGCGTGGTCAACGTGACGCCGGACAGCTTCTCCGACGGCGGGCGCTACCTGGGCGCGGAGGCGGCCATCGCGCACGGGCTCGCGCTGGTGGAGGCGGGCGCGGACTTCCTGGACGTGGGCGGGGAGTCCACGCGGCCCGGCTCCGCGAGCGTGTCCGCGGAGGAGGAGGTGGCCCGGGTGCTGCCCGTCATCGAGGGCCTGCGCGCGAGGACGTCCGTGCCGCTGTCGGTGGACACGACGAAGGCGGCGGTGGCGCGGGCGGTGCTGGGCGCGGGCGCGCACCTCATCAACGACATCACCGGCTTCCGCTCGGACCCGGAGCTGCCCCGGGTGGTGGCCGAGGCCAACGCGGCCTGCTGCCTGATGCACATCCAGGGGACCCCCAGCACGATGCAGCAGGCGCCTCGGTACGAGGACCTGGTGGACGAGGTGCTCGACTGCCTGGAGGGCTCCGTGGCGCTGGCCACCGGGGCGGGCATCCCTCGGGAGCGTATCCTCCTGGACCCTGGGATTGGCTTCGGCAAGACGTTCGACCACAACCTCTACCTGCTGCGGCGCCTGGGGGAGCTTCGCGTGCCGGGGTTGCCCCTGCTCGTGGGCACCAGCCGAAAGGGCTTCCTGGGGGCGCTGACGGGAGGCAAACCGGCGGGCGAGCGGCTGGCGGCGACGCTGGGCTCCCTGGCGGCGATGGCGGTGCTGGGTGGGGCGGACGTCGTCCGGGTCCACGACGTGGCGGAGGCTCGCGACGCGCTGGTGGTCGGGGATGCGATTCGCACCGCCATGGATGGGGGCACCCTCAGGTGA
- the ftsH gene encoding ATP-dependent zinc metalloprotease FtsH — MRSTYKTIGLWVILIVLFVAFYNFFSQSNDPVQEPSFTQLLTKVEEKKVKEVAVKGNTYSGKFVDTSEKFRTTGPAPDAAMLNQLRNNGVDVKYEREEQNSLWLTILGQWMPVVFLFLFFIFFMRQLQGGSGKAMTFGKSKAKLLSESHNKVTFADVAGVDECKEELEEIVAFLKDPKKFTKLGGRIPKGVLMMGPPGTGKTLLARAVAGEAGVPFFSISGSDFVEMFVGVGASRVRDLFEQGKKNAPCIIFIDEIDAVGRHRGAGLGGGHDEREQTLNQLLVEMDGFESNDGVILIAATNRPDVLDPALQRPGRFDRRIVVPRPDLKGRLGVLKVHTRRVPLAPEVDLEVIARGTPGMTGADLENLVNESALMAARQNKERVDLSDFEAAKDKVFMGPERRSMIMTEKEKKNTAVHEAGHALLAKLLPGCDPLHKVTIIPRGQALGVTWSLPTEDKVNGYKKQMLDQISMAMGGRIAEELLFNEMSSGAANDIERATETARAMVCRWGMSEKLGPLAFGKSDGEVFLGRDFNSSKDYSEDTARQIDAEVRSIVVGCYERGRNLLTENLEALKRVSDALVEYETLDAEDVNILLQGGQLTRERPPPRVNAPPKATEKKDKRKILDALEGLPKMEPNKA, encoded by the coding sequence GTGCGTTCGACTTACAAGACCATCGGGCTCTGGGTCATCCTGATCGTCCTCTTCGTCGCCTTCTACAACTTCTTCTCGCAGAGCAACGATCCGGTTCAGGAGCCGTCGTTCACGCAGCTCCTGACGAAGGTGGAGGAGAAGAAGGTCAAGGAGGTGGCGGTCAAGGGCAACACCTATTCCGGCAAGTTCGTCGACACGAGCGAGAAGTTTCGCACGACGGGGCCGGCGCCTGACGCGGCGATGCTGAACCAGCTGCGCAACAACGGCGTGGATGTCAAGTACGAGCGGGAGGAGCAGAACAGCCTCTGGCTGACCATCCTGGGCCAGTGGATGCCCGTGGTCTTCCTGTTCCTCTTCTTCATCTTCTTCATGCGCCAGCTCCAGGGCGGCAGCGGCAAGGCGATGACCTTCGGCAAGTCGAAGGCCAAGCTCCTGAGCGAGAGCCACAACAAGGTCACGTTCGCGGACGTGGCGGGTGTGGACGAGTGCAAGGAAGAGCTCGAGGAGATCGTCGCCTTCCTGAAGGACCCCAAGAAGTTCACCAAGCTGGGCGGCCGCATCCCCAAGGGCGTGCTGATGATGGGCCCCCCGGGTACCGGCAAGACGCTGCTGGCGCGCGCGGTGGCCGGTGAGGCCGGCGTGCCGTTCTTCTCCATCTCCGGCTCGGACTTCGTGGAGATGTTCGTGGGCGTCGGCGCCAGCCGCGTTCGCGACCTGTTCGAGCAGGGCAAGAAGAACGCCCCCTGCATCATCTTCATCGACGAGATCGACGCCGTGGGCCGCCACCGTGGCGCGGGCCTGGGCGGTGGTCACGACGAGCGCGAGCAGACGCTCAACCAGCTGCTCGTGGAGATGGACGGCTTCGAGTCCAACGACGGCGTCATCCTGATTGCGGCGACGAACCGTCCGGACGTGCTGGACCCCGCGCTGCAGCGTCCGGGTCGCTTCGACCGGCGCATCGTGGTGCCGCGTCCGGACCTGAAGGGCCGCCTGGGCGTGCTGAAGGTGCACACCCGCCGCGTGCCGCTCGCGCCGGAGGTCGACCTGGAGGTCATCGCTCGCGGTACGCCGGGCATGACGGGCGCGGACCTGGAGAACCTGGTGAACGAGTCGGCGCTGATGGCCGCGCGGCAGAACAAGGAACGCGTGGACCTGAGCGACTTCGAGGCCGCCAAGGACAAGGTCTTCATGGGCCCGGAGCGCCGGTCGATGATCATGACCGAGAAGGAGAAGAAGAACACGGCCGTGCACGAGGCGGGGCACGCGCTGCTCGCCAAGCTGCTGCCCGGCTGCGACCCGCTCCACAAGGTCACCATCATCCCGCGTGGCCAGGCGCTGGGCGTCACCTGGAGCTTGCCCACCGAGGACAAGGTCAACGGGTACAAGAAGCAGATGCTGGACCAGATCTCCATGGCCATGGGTGGCCGTATCGCCGAGGAGCTGCTCTTCAACGAGATGAGCAGCGGCGCGGCGAACGACATCGAGCGGGCCACCGAGACGGCGCGCGCCATGGTGTGCCGCTGGGGCATGAGCGAGAAGCTGGGGCCCCTGGCGTTCGGCAAGAGCGACGGTGAGGTGTTCCTGGGCCGCGACTTCAACTCGTCCAAGGACTACTCCGAGGACACCGCGCGGCAGATTGACGCCGAGGTTCGCAGCATCGTCGTCGGTTGCTACGAGCGCGGCCGCAACCTCCTCACGGAGAACCTGGAGGCCCTCAAGCGCGTCTCCGACGCCCTGGTCGAGTACGAGACGCTCGACGCCGAGGACGTGAACATCCTCCTGCAGGGGGGCCAGCTCACCCGGGAGCGTCCGCCCCCGCGCGTGAATGCGCCCCCGAAGGCGACGGAGAAGAAGGACAAGCGGAAGATCCTCGACGCGCTCGAGGGGCTCCCGAAGATGGAGCCGAACAAGGCGTAG
- the tilS gene encoding tRNA lysidine(34) synthetase TilS translates to MDAYARRGLEGRSVLCAVSGGADSVALLVATASVRERLRLRVEVATVDHGLRPESSAETRAVASLSASLGLECHVLGLTLQAGPGLEARARQARYAALEEVRQSRGLTVVATAHSATDQAETLLMRLARGASTRGAAGIHEARAGLVRPLLERTREELVDFLAEQGVGYSTDAMNADPAFFRVRVRTDALPALSRAAGFRVEARLASFARLAAEDEALLSDLADAAWRRVRLEDGSLDGVAVRALEAPLRRRVLARLLAEQGVETDAATVERGLRAVEQGGSATVGGGLRLRATGGRVRCVAPSPGGAVCAGPELCLEGAGAQGVLEGTGWVFRVESHAPPSGMHGLALARDLCWPLTVRTRKPGDRVRVGAGQRRLQDVLVDLRVPAESRDARPVVLDAEGTVVWLPGLWTPPSPVGSSQHYLWATPSGPSNQRTPPL, encoded by the coding sequence TCCGGAGGCGCGGATTCGGTGGCGCTGCTCGTCGCCACGGCGAGCGTGCGTGAGCGCTTGCGGCTGCGCGTGGAGGTCGCCACGGTGGACCACGGCCTGCGTCCGGAGTCCTCCGCGGAGACGCGCGCGGTGGCGTCGCTGTCCGCGTCCCTGGGCCTGGAGTGTCATGTCCTCGGGCTGACACTCCAGGCGGGTCCTGGGCTGGAGGCGCGCGCGCGACAGGCGCGGTACGCGGCGCTGGAAGAGGTGCGCCAGTCGCGGGGCCTGACGGTGGTGGCGACGGCCCACTCGGCCACGGACCAGGCGGAGACGCTGCTCATGCGGCTGGCGCGCGGCGCGTCGACGCGAGGCGCGGCTGGAATCCACGAGGCACGCGCGGGGCTCGTGCGTCCGCTGCTGGAGCGCACGCGCGAGGAGCTGGTGGACTTCCTCGCGGAGCAGGGCGTTGGATACTCAACAGATGCGATGAACGCCGACCCGGCGTTCTTCCGGGTCCGGGTCCGGACGGACGCCCTGCCCGCGCTCAGCCGGGCGGCGGGCTTCCGGGTGGAGGCCCGGCTTGCGTCCTTCGCGCGGCTGGCGGCCGAGGACGAGGCGCTGCTCTCGGACCTGGCGGACGCGGCCTGGCGCCGCGTGCGGCTGGAGGACGGGAGCCTGGATGGGGTGGCCGTGCGCGCGCTGGAGGCGCCATTGCGCCGCAGGGTGCTCGCCCGATTGCTGGCCGAGCAGGGCGTGGAGACGGACGCGGCGACGGTGGAGCGCGGGCTGCGCGCGGTGGAGCAGGGCGGCTCGGCGACGGTGGGAGGTGGCCTGCGGCTGCGGGCCACGGGAGGGCGCGTGCGCTGTGTCGCGCCGAGCCCTGGCGGAGCGGTGTGCGCGGGGCCGGAGCTGTGCCTGGAGGGCGCGGGGGCCCAGGGCGTGCTGGAGGGCACGGGGTGGGTCTTTCGCGTGGAGTCCCACGCACCCCCCTCAGGGATGCATGGCCTGGCGCTGGCTCGGGACCTGTGCTGGCCGCTCACTGTCCGGACGCGCAAGCCGGGCGACCGCGTCCGCGTGGGCGCGGGACAACGTCGGCTCCAGGATGTGTTGGTGGATCTTCGAGTGCCCGCGGAGTCGAGGGATGCGCGGCCGGTGGTGCTGGACGCCGAGGGCACGGTGGTGTGGCTTCCGGGACTGTGGACTCCCCCGTCGCCGGTGGGTTCATCGCAGCACTACTTGTGGGCGACGCCCTCGGGTCCGAGCAATCAACGGACCCCTCCGTTATAG